The following coding sequences are from one Sphingomonadaceae bacterium OTU29LAMAA1 window:
- a CDS encoding DUF2793 domain-containing protein: MDDQMTSRFGIPLLAAGQAGKELTHNEALTRIDMVMQAAVIAVGLNIPPAAPSVGQCWIIGTTPTGDWTGHGRALAGWTTGGWRFARPVEGLQVWSISSGTTVAYRSGVWQDGDVTAARLVIGGKAVVGTQKAAIADPAGGGAGDEVARIAVTAILGALRQHGLIAG; encoded by the coding sequence ATGGACGACCAGATGACCTCACGATTCGGCATACCGCTGCTGGCCGCAGGGCAGGCAGGCAAGGAACTGACGCATAACGAGGCGCTGACGCGGATCGATATGGTTATGCAGGCGGCCGTGATCGCCGTCGGCCTGAATATTCCGCCGGCCGCTCCGTCGGTTGGCCAATGCTGGATCATCGGTACGACGCCGACCGGCGACTGGACCGGCCATGGTCGAGCGCTGGCGGGCTGGACCACGGGCGGCTGGCGGTTCGCCCGGCCCGTCGAAGGCCTGCAAGTGTGGAGCATTTCGTCTGGTACCACAGTAGCTTACCGATCAGGTGTGTGGCAGGATGGTGACGTGACGGCCGCGCGTCTGGTCATCGGCGGAAAGGCCGTCGTCGGCACGCAAAAGGCCGCTATCGCCGATCCGGCGGGGGGCGGGGCGGGGGACGAAGTCGCGCGGATCGCAGTGACGGCGATCCTCGGCGCGTTGCGACAACACGGGCTGATCGCCGGATGA
- a CDS encoding phage tail protein, translating to MATLVLTTVGRVLGGPIGGLLGGLAGQAIDGRLFRGAAREGPRLTELAMQTSSYGTQIPKLFGTMRVAGTVIWSTDLIETRTTSRSGKGQPGTNSYNYSASFAVALSARRIVGVRRIWAEGKLLRGAAGDWKNRTGFRLHRGGEDQPVDPLIASATGATPAYRGIAYAVFEGMQLADYGNRIPSLTFEVEADAGPVASGAIAAALAGDVDGVGGVMLGGFAASGASVRGVLDTLTLMDGGWWQVDGARIVHRTDVGVPIAIRDDGMDAGYSGRRGRRTIAGVDTVAREVTVAHHDPARDYQIGVQRARRPGPGGGIDRVELPAVLDAGAAKAVAEALIARGEAGRVRRRVALGIADMGIAPGAIVAIAGEDGRWRVAGAQVEAMVTTLELVPLTSGPVAARATSGQMVAAADLMVGATMLVIAELPGLAEPLGGPRISVMANGAGAGWRQAALLYSLDDGASWTGAGTTAAPAVMGRIVVSPLATGATLTDRRSRMVVALNRADMMLADADATSLARGDNLALVGGELIQFARAEPLGGGRWALSDLRRGLRGTEHAIGVQAVGDAFVLIEREALAAIDLPASAIGRRIRVLASGVGDATGPVEAGVEVVGASVAPPSPVHLAVANAAGGGLRIEWTRRSRTGWSWSDGIDVPLAEETEAYRISIDDAAGERGVFDVVGQSSLLIPAARSPAMPATITVVQRGTLATSVAATFPLDHGV from the coding sequence ATGGCGACGCTGGTGCTGACGACGGTCGGGCGGGTGCTGGGCGGGCCGATCGGTGGACTGCTCGGCGGGCTGGCCGGGCAGGCGATCGACGGGCGGCTGTTTCGCGGCGCGGCGCGCGAGGGGCCGCGGCTGACCGAGCTGGCGATGCAGACGTCGAGCTATGGCACGCAGATTCCCAAGCTGTTCGGGACGATGCGGGTGGCGGGGACGGTGATCTGGTCGACCGACCTGATCGAGACGCGCACGACCAGCCGCAGCGGCAAGGGGCAGCCGGGCACGAACAGCTACAATTACTCGGCGTCGTTCGCGGTGGCGTTGTCCGCGCGGCGGATCGTCGGCGTGCGGCGGATCTGGGCGGAGGGCAAATTGCTGCGCGGGGCGGCGGGGGACTGGAAGAACCGGACCGGGTTCCGGCTGCATCGGGGTGGTGAGGATCAGCCGGTCGATCCGCTGATCGCGTCGGCGACGGGCGCGACGCCGGCGTATCGTGGGATCGCCTATGCGGTGTTCGAGGGGATGCAGCTGGCGGATTACGGCAACCGCATCCCGTCGCTGACCTTCGAGGTGGAGGCGGACGCGGGGCCGGTGGCGAGCGGCGCGATCGCGGCGGCACTGGCGGGGGACGTCGACGGGGTGGGCGGCGTGATGCTGGGTGGCTTCGCGGCGTCGGGGGCGAGCGTCCGGGGGGTGCTGGATACGCTGACGCTGATGGACGGCGGCTGGTGGCAGGTCGACGGCGCGCGGATCGTGCACCGGACGGATGTCGGCGTACCGATCGCGATTCGGGATGACGGAATGGATGCGGGATATTCCGGCCGGCGCGGGCGGCGGACGATCGCGGGCGTCGATACCGTGGCGCGTGAGGTGACGGTCGCCCATCATGACCCCGCGCGCGACTATCAGATCGGCGTGCAGCGGGCCCGGCGACCGGGACCGGGAGGGGGGATCGACCGTGTCGAGCTGCCCGCGGTGCTCGACGCGGGTGCGGCCAAGGCGGTTGCGGAGGCGCTGATTGCCAGGGGCGAGGCCGGGCGTGTGCGGCGGCGGGTCGCGCTCGGCATCGCCGACATGGGCATCGCGCCCGGTGCGATCGTCGCCATAGCCGGGGAGGACGGGCGCTGGCGGGTGGCCGGGGCACAGGTCGAAGCGATGGTGACGACGCTGGAGCTGGTGCCGCTGACGAGCGGTCCGGTCGCGGCGCGCGCGACCAGCGGGCAGATGGTCGCGGCGGCGGACCTGATGGTCGGAGCGACGATGCTCGTCATCGCCGAGCTTCCCGGGCTGGCGGAACCGCTCGGCGGGCCGAGGATCAGCGTGATGGCCAATGGTGCCGGCGCCGGCTGGCGACAGGCGGCGCTGCTGTACAGCCTGGACGATGGCGCGAGCTGGACCGGGGCGGGGACTACGGCGGCACCGGCGGTGATGGGGCGGATCGTGGTGTCGCCATTGGCGACGGGCGCGACGCTGACGGATCGCCGTAGCCGGATGGTGGTCGCGCTGAACCGTGCGGACATGATGCTGGCCGATGCCGATGCGACGAGCTTGGCGCGGGGCGACAATCTTGCGCTGGTCGGCGGCGAATTGATCCAGTTCGCGCGGGCCGAACCGCTGGGCGGCGGACGATGGGCGCTGTCCGACCTGCGGCGCGGGTTGCGCGGTACGGAGCATGCGATCGGCGTGCAGGCGGTGGGGGATGCATTCGTTCTGATCGAACGCGAGGCGCTCGCTGCGATCGATCTGCCGGCGTCCGCGATCGGACGGCGTATCCGGGTGCTGGCCAGCGGAGTGGGCGATGCGACCGGACCGGTCGAGGCCGGGGTCGAGGTCGTCGGCGCATCGGTTGCCCCGCCGTCGCCCGTCCATCTGGCCGTGGCAAATGCCGCGGGCGGTGGGCTGCGGATCGAATGGACGCGGCGCAGCCGGACGGGATGGTCGTGGAGCGACGGCATCGATGTCCCGCTGGCCGAGGAGACGGAGGCCTATCGCATCTCCATCGACGATGCGGCCGGCGAGCGCGGGGTGTTCGATGTCGTCGGGCAATCGTCGTTGCTGATCCCTGCCGCCCGGAGCCCGGCGATGCCGGCGACGATAACGGTCGTGCAGCGTGGAACGCTGGCAACGTCGGTGGCCGCGACATTCCCTCTCGATCACGGAGTATGA
- a CDS encoding peptidoglycan endopeptidase, with product MDEGARVAGAAQALIGVRFRLHGRDPAHGLDCIGVIAASLRAAGWDGVVPTGYPLRGGDGVEIAKRFDAVLARVDDAAPGDVLLFDVGMRQWHGAVRTVGGIVHADAALRRVVERPGPSDWPSIGVWRYGGGS from the coding sequence GTGGATGAGGGCGCGCGGGTCGCCGGGGCGGCGCAGGCGCTGATCGGTGTGCGGTTCCGGTTGCACGGGCGCGACCCCGCACACGGGCTGGACTGTATCGGGGTCATCGCGGCGTCACTGCGGGCGGCGGGCTGGGACGGCGTTGTGCCGACCGGTTATCCGCTGCGCGGCGGCGACGGCGTGGAGATCGCGAAGCGGTTCGACGCGGTGCTGGCGCGGGTCGACGATGCGGCACCGGGCGACGTGCTGCTGTTCGATGTCGGCATGAGGCAATGGCACGGGGCGGTCCGGACCGTGGGCGGCATCGTCCATGCGGATGCGGCGCTGCGGCGTGTGGTCGAGCGGCCGGGGCCGTCGGACTGGCCATCGATCGGGGTCTGGCGATATGGGGGAGGAAGCTGA
- a CDS encoding DUF2163 domain-containing protein: MSAVTCAVLCWRVERRDGVAIGLTTHDRDLTIDGLAYRAAPGMTPSAVHRSAGLEADTMDIGGALSGAAIGEADLIAGRWDGARVRLFAADWETGATLAALGEGRIGAVELSEDGFTAELAGASAALARPVVEETSAECRAELGDRRCRVALAGRRRFARVTGVAGRVLTLDAAEPVADGYAGGLLRWFGGANGGLEQAIAGSAGAMVTLRTVPAFAVVAGALVELVEGCDKSLATCATRFGNAANFRGEPHLPGVDLLTRYPGG; this comes from the coding sequence GTGAGCGCGGTGACATGCGCGGTGCTGTGCTGGCGCGTCGAGCGACGGGACGGCGTGGCGATCGGGCTGACCACGCACGACCGCGACCTGACGATCGACGGACTGGCGTATCGTGCGGCGCCGGGCATGACGCCGTCGGCGGTGCATCGGTCGGCGGGACTGGAGGCGGATACGATGGATATCGGCGGCGCGCTGAGCGGTGCGGCGATCGGCGAGGCGGATCTGATCGCGGGGCGCTGGGATGGCGCCCGCGTGCGGCTGTTCGCGGCGGATTGGGAAACGGGCGCGACGCTGGCGGCGCTGGGCGAGGGGCGGATCGGCGCCGTCGAGTTGAGCGAGGACGGCTTCACCGCCGAACTGGCCGGAGCGAGCGCGGCGCTGGCGCGGCCGGTGGTCGAGGAAACATCGGCGGAGTGCCGCGCCGAGCTGGGCGATCGGCGATGTCGGGTGGCGCTGGCCGGCCGGCGGCGGTTTGCGCGGGTGACCGGCGTGGCGGGGCGGGTGCTGACGCTGGATGCGGCCGAGCCGGTGGCCGACGGCTATGCGGGCGGGCTGTTGCGGTGGTTCGGCGGCGCGAATGGTGGGCTGGAGCAGGCGATCGCGGGGTCTGCCGGGGCGATGGTGACGTTGCGGACGGTGCCGGCGTTTGCGGTGGTCGCTGGCGCGCTGGTGGAGCTGGTCGAGGGGTGCGACAAGAGCCTGGCGACATGCGCGACGCGGTTCGGGAATGCGGCGAACTTTCGCGGCGAACCGCATCTGCCGGGGGTGGACCTGCTGACGCGCTATCCCGGTGGATGA
- a CDS encoding DUF2460 domain-containing protein, translated as MAHWLCSRREQQVEGVVTRFDPRFWTVNFPRPMMAAVTNPAADALRVDAVFYKRDDLAGLIWEAEDRFDHALLRYETSRDFRECRLKFRWRSQGIKPLDAVNGPTLTIEGRDASGAPRAWYVRLWNYATGTTEDAVVEIDFANLLGGFLLPGEADPVWAGNIDRMFVSLVAPDYDGSDGALAGAQEGWVEWTGIACDGPGAVLAIGDAVVPEHGFAIASGYDDSYNLTPARLLRNALHLGYRGAITHYVGMSHYFRLEALYGGFYVGLSGGVLNTACAAWHRDFAVRARALGYDVIWSLSYELFDAHCWNDWKQRAADGAPALTGWEPPSTLLSPCHDGAMGYLRQVAAAFVGIGVAAGLAPKFQVGEPWWWTMPDGRPCLYDAAAVAALAPVAIPRVRMTMDVAQTATMDRAGAALAASTASLVAAVKTTFPACESYLLTYLPTVLDGQAPELKRANMPVGWAYPAFDVLQLEDYDWVTEGDVASTVRGVAAAEARLGYPRARQHYLSGFVLRPDQAAQWALIAAAGLAARRRGVAAVFLWALPQVMRDGFVHFEGDEDVQDYDDVLFPIALGREAEVAPTFSTAILTAAGGAEQRNVGWAEPRTQYDVGPGVRSEADIATLLGFFRARMGPARAFRLRDPFDATGVDEVLGRGDAIGRRFALVKHYDGVVRRIVRPVTGSVRVAVDGVATQGFQVEAGGTIVLDAAPPAGAVVRASFTFDVMVRFAEDRLRVTRATFLAGEAASVPLIEVRG; from the coding sequence ATGGCGCATTGGCTGTGTTCGCGGCGCGAGCAGCAGGTGGAGGGGGTGGTGACGCGCTTCGATCCGCGGTTCTGGACGGTCAATTTTCCGCGGCCGATGATGGCGGCGGTGACCAATCCGGCGGCGGATGCGCTGCGGGTGGATGCCGTGTTCTACAAGCGCGACGATCTGGCGGGGTTGATCTGGGAGGCGGAGGACCGTTTCGATCATGCGCTGTTGCGGTATGAAACCTCGCGGGATTTCCGGGAATGCCGGTTGAAGTTCCGGTGGCGGTCGCAGGGAATCAAGCCGCTGGATGCGGTCAACGGCCCGACGCTGACGATCGAGGGGCGCGATGCCTCTGGCGCACCGCGGGCCTGGTACGTGCGATTGTGGAATTATGCGACAGGTACGACCGAGGATGCGGTCGTCGAGATCGATTTCGCGAACCTGTTGGGTGGGTTCCTGTTGCCCGGGGAAGCCGATCCCGTGTGGGCGGGGAATATCGACCGGATGTTCGTGTCGCTGGTCGCGCCGGATTACGATGGCAGCGACGGGGCGCTGGCGGGGGCGCAGGAGGGCTGGGTCGAATGGACCGGGATCGCCTGCGACGGGCCGGGCGCAGTGCTGGCGATCGGCGATGCAGTGGTGCCGGAGCACGGCTTCGCGATCGCGAGCGGCTATGACGACAGCTACAATCTGACGCCGGCGCGGCTGCTGCGCAATGCGCTGCATCTGGGGTATCGCGGGGCGATCACGCATTACGTCGGGATGAGCCATTATTTCCGGCTCGAAGCGCTGTACGGCGGGTTCTATGTCGGGCTGAGCGGCGGCGTGCTGAATACGGCCTGCGCGGCGTGGCATCGCGACTTTGCAGTGAGGGCGCGGGCGCTGGGCTATGACGTCATCTGGTCGCTCAGCTACGAATTGTTCGACGCGCATTGCTGGAACGACTGGAAGCAGCGGGCGGCGGATGGCGCGCCGGCGCTGACCGGGTGGGAGCCGCCGTCGACGCTGCTATCGCCCTGCCACGACGGCGCGATGGGGTATTTGCGGCAGGTGGCGGCGGCGTTCGTGGGCATCGGTGTCGCGGCGGGGCTGGCACCGAAGTTCCAGGTCGGCGAGCCGTGGTGGTGGACGATGCCCGACGGGCGGCCGTGCCTGTACGATGCGGCGGCGGTCGCGGCGCTGGCGCCGGTGGCGATCCCGCGCGTGCGGATGACGATGGACGTCGCGCAGACAGCGACGATGGATCGGGCGGGCGCAGCGCTGGCGGCGTCGACCGCCAGTCTGGTTGCGGCGGTGAAGACGACATTTCCGGCGTGCGAAAGCTATCTGTTGACGTATCTGCCGACCGTGCTGGACGGGCAGGCGCCGGAGCTGAAGCGCGCCAATATGCCGGTCGGCTGGGCCTATCCCGCCTTCGACGTGCTCCAGCTGGAAGATTACGACTGGGTGACGGAGGGCGACGTCGCGTCGACCGTGCGCGGCGTCGCGGCGGCGGAAGCCCGGCTGGGCTATCCCCGGGCGCGGCAGCATTATCTGTCGGGCTTCGTCCTGCGGCCCGATCAGGCGGCGCAATGGGCGCTGATCGCGGCGGCGGGGCTGGCGGCGCGACGGCGCGGGGTCGCGGCGGTGTTCCTGTGGGCGTTGCCGCAGGTGATGCGCGACGGGTTCGTCCATTTCGAGGGAGACGAGGACGTGCAGGATTACGACGACGTGCTGTTCCCGATCGCGCTGGGGCGCGAGGCGGAGGTGGCGCCGACCTTTTCCACCGCGATCCTGACGGCGGCGGGCGGCGCGGAGCAGCGCAACGTCGGCTGGGCGGAGCCGCGGACGCAGTATGACGTCGGCCCCGGCGTTCGGTCGGAAGCGGATATCGCGACATTGCTGGGCTTCTTCCGGGCACGGATGGGGCCAGCACGTGCTTTCCGGCTGCGCGATCCGTTCGATGCGACCGGCGTGGACGAGGTGCTGGGGCGGGGCGATGCGATCGGGCGGCGTTTTGCGCTGGTGAAGCATTACGACGGGGTGGTGCGGCGGATTGTCCGGCCGGTGACGGGGAGCGTCCGTGTCGCGGTGGACGGGGTCGCAACGCAGGGCTTTCAAGTGGAAGCGGGCGGAACGATCGTGCTGGATGCAGCGCCGCCGGCGGGGGCGGTGGTGCGTGCGAGCTTCACCTTCGACGTCATGGTGCGGTTCGCGGAGGATCGGCTTCGGGTGACGCGGGCGACGTTCCTGGCGGGCGAGGCCGCGTCGGTGCCGCTGATCGAGGTGCGCGGGTGA
- a CDS encoding tail tape measure protein: protein MDEVERMVVGVRADTAGFAREVEAMRATMEGSLGAGAERAGRAIESALLRSVRAGKFGFEDLKGVALGVLAEVARAAVRSGVGAVTGGSSLGGVLAGLVGLPGRATGGPVSPGRGYVVGERGPEVFVPTSSGRVEAGGSGGRDVRVSITVQAGAGEAPAALQRSGRQVARAVRAALEG, encoded by the coding sequence ATGGATGAGGTCGAGCGGATGGTGGTCGGCGTACGGGCCGACACGGCGGGCTTCGCGCGCGAGGTCGAGGCGATGCGAGCGACGATGGAAGGGTCGCTGGGTGCCGGGGCCGAGCGGGCGGGGCGGGCGATCGAGAGTGCTTTGTTGCGATCGGTACGGGCGGGCAAGTTCGGGTTCGAGGATCTGAAGGGCGTCGCGCTGGGGGTGCTGGCCGAGGTTGCCCGTGCGGCGGTGCGGAGCGGGGTGGGCGCGGTGACCGGCGGCAGTTCGCTGGGGGGCGTGCTGGCGGGACTCGTCGGGTTGCCGGGGCGGGCGACGGGTGGGCCGGTATCGCCGGGGCGCGGCTATGTCGTGGGGGAGCGGGGGCCGGAGGTGTTCGTGCCGACGTCGAGCGGGCGGGTCGAGGCTGGCGGATCTGGCGGTCGCGACGTGCGGGTGTCGATCACGGTGCAGGCGGGAGCGGGGGAGGCTCCGGCGGCTTTGCAGCGTTCCGGGAGACAGGTGGCGAGGGCGGTCCGGGCTGCTTTGGAGGGGTAG
- a CDS encoding phage tail assembly chaperone gives MTAFAESAVRLAGFAGAVLGWSPDAFWRATPAELATVVTAASGGGEGAVTPPDAATLAAMREAFPDG, from the coding sequence GTGACGGCATTTGCAGAGAGCGCGGTGCGGCTAGCGGGGTTTGCGGGCGCGGTGCTGGGGTGGAGCCCGGATGCGTTCTGGCGGGCGACGCCGGCCGAACTGGCGACGGTGGTGACGGCGGCGAGTGGCGGCGGCGAGGGGGCGGTGACGCCGCCCGATGCAGCCACGCTGGCGGCGATGCGGGAGGCGTTTCCGGATGGATGA
- a CDS encoding gene transfer agent family protein, producing MSGAANPVRGECSLRVDGCDLVLRPSFAALVAAEGELGPLFALVERAAEGRLGLGELVALFWHCLRELPEGMTRERLGEALIELGLAKLTPVLRVLLGQILAGR from the coding sequence GTGAGCGGCGCGGCGAACCCGGTGCGCGGCGAGTGTTCGCTGCGGGTCGATGGCTGCGATCTGGTGCTGCGGCCGTCGTTCGCGGCGCTGGTGGCGGCGGAAGGCGAGCTGGGGCCGCTGTTCGCGCTGGTCGAGCGGGCGGCGGAGGGGCGGCTGGGGCTGGGCGAACTGGTGGCGCTGTTCTGGCACTGCCTGCGCGAGTTGCCGGAGGGGATGACGCGCGAGCGGCTGGGCGAGGCGCTGATCGAACTGGGGCTGGCGAAGCTGACGCCGGTGCTGCGGGTGCTGCTCGGGCAGATCCTGGCGGGGCGGTGA
- a CDS encoding phage major tail protein, TP901-1 family, translating to MAVERGSAFLLKVGDGAMVPAFATVAGLRTTQLSVNGEAVVVTNKDSGGWRQLLSGAGVRSVSVSGAGVFTGSAAEVRVKASALSGVLDDYRLSFESGDSMTGRFLVTRLDYAGDFNGERSYTLSLESSGPVVVA from the coding sequence ATGGCGGTGGAACGGGGCAGTGCGTTCCTGCTGAAGGTGGGCGACGGCGCTATGGTGCCGGCGTTCGCGACGGTGGCGGGGCTGCGCACGACGCAATTGAGCGTCAACGGCGAAGCGGTGGTGGTGACCAACAAGGATTCGGGCGGCTGGCGGCAGTTGCTGTCGGGCGCGGGGGTGCGCAGCGTCAGCGTGTCGGGCGCGGGCGTGTTCACCGGATCGGCGGCGGAGGTGCGGGTGAAGGCGAGCGCGCTGTCGGGCGTGCTCGACGATTACCGGCTGAGCTTCGAGAGCGGCGACAGCATGACCGGGCGGTTCCTGGTGACGCGGCTGGATTACGCCGGCGATTTCAACGGGGAGCGATCCTACACGCTGAGCCTGGAGAGTTCCGGGCCGGTGGTGGTGGCGTGA
- a CDS encoding DUF3168 domain-containing protein, giving the protein MSAGAMLRAAVVAHLAGLGRVFDAPPARGAMPYVVVDDPGLAAGDAVGVLGRVGSVAVACVDSGVSPERVRALTAAVEERMATLPAQLGEGWRVTHVRLVRGSVVQSKGERWTATSVFAVRMFRNN; this is encoded by the coding sequence GTGAGCGCGGGCGCGATGCTGCGCGCGGCGGTGGTGGCGCATCTGGCGGGGCTCGGCCGGGTGTTCGACGCGCCGCCGGCGCGGGGGGCGATGCCCTATGTAGTGGTCGACGACCCGGGGCTGGCGGCGGGCGATGCGGTCGGCGTGCTGGGGCGCGTCGGTTCGGTGGCGGTGGCGTGCGTCGACAGTGGCGTGTCGCCGGAGCGGGTGCGGGCGCTGACCGCAGCGGTGGAGGAGCGGATGGCGACGCTGCCGGCGCAACTCGGCGAGGGCTGGCGGGTGACTCATGTGCGGCTGGTGCGTGGTTCGGTGGTGCAGTCGAAGGGCGAGCGCTGGACGGCGACGAGCGTGTTCGCGGTGCGGATGTTCCGCAACAACTAG
- a CDS encoding phage major capsid protein yields the protein MDVIERPALDGARVERTDGAFAGFVRAGTTLEMKAFTGVTGDAGGFAVPREIDAEIARVLKGASPIRAIANVVKVGSAGYRKLITTGGTPSGWAAETAARPETASPVFAELVPPMGELYANPSASQAMLDDAAFDVEDWLAGEIAAEFAKAEGAAFVGGTGVNRPKGFLTNPTSAAKDGARALGTLQYLPSGAASDFGTVPDERLVDLVQSLRAPYRQGASWVMNASTLARIRKFKTTDGMPLWQPSLAGGQPAMLLGYPVVEAEDMPDIAANALAIAFGNFRAGYLIAERSETAILRDPYSNKPFVGFYATRRIGGCVADSEAIKLMKFAVA from the coding sequence GTGGACGTGATCGAACGGCCGGCGCTGGATGGCGCGCGTGTGGAGCGGACCGACGGGGCCTTTGCGGGCTTCGTGCGGGCGGGGACGACGCTGGAGATGAAGGCGTTCACCGGGGTGACGGGGGATGCGGGCGGCTTTGCGGTGCCGCGCGAGATCGATGCGGAGATCGCGCGGGTGCTGAAGGGTGCCTCGCCGATCCGGGCCATCGCCAATGTCGTGAAGGTGGGGTCGGCGGGGTATCGCAAGCTGATCACCACCGGCGGCACGCCGTCGGGCTGGGCGGCGGAGACGGCGGCGCGACCGGAGACGGCGAGCCCGGTGTTCGCCGAGCTGGTGCCGCCGATGGGGGAATTGTACGCCAACCCCTCGGCCAGCCAGGCGATGCTGGACGATGCGGCATTCGATGTGGAGGACTGGCTGGCGGGCGAGATCGCGGCGGAGTTCGCCAAGGCGGAAGGCGCGGCGTTCGTCGGCGGCACCGGCGTCAACCGGCCGAAGGGGTTCCTGACCAATCCGACGTCTGCCGCGAAGGATGGGGCGCGGGCGCTGGGGACGCTTCAATATCTGCCGAGCGGGGCGGCGAGCGACTTCGGCACCGTGCCGGACGAGCGGCTGGTCGATCTGGTCCAGAGCCTGCGGGCGCCGTACCGGCAGGGGGCGAGCTGGGTGATGAACGCGAGCACGCTGGCGCGCATCCGCAAGTTCAAGACGACCGACGGCATGCCGTTGTGGCAGCCCAGCCTGGCGGGCGGGCAGCCGGCGATGCTGCTCGGCTACCCGGTGGTCGAGGCGGAGGACATGCCGGATATCGCGGCGAATGCGCTCGCGATCGCGTTCGGCAACTTCAGGGCGGGGTATCTGATCGCCGAACGCAGCGAGACGGCGATCCTGCGCGATCCGTACAGCAACAAGCCGTTCGTCGGCTTCTACGCGACCAGGCGGATCGGCGGGTGCGTTGCCGACAGCGAGGCGATCAAGCTGATGAAGTTCGCCGTCGCCTGA
- a CDS encoding DUF6127 family protein, translated as MTGDVLAQLMAQAAREGADLNTMRAVAEEAGELSATRALTRLGLADEAARRDLAELRELLSAWRDAKRSAWKAAAGWCLRLAGALLLTGLAVKLGFGGWLK; from the coding sequence ATGACGGGCGATGTTCTGGCGCAATTGATGGCGCAGGCGGCGCGCGAGGGGGCGGACCTCAACACGATGCGCGCGGTGGCGGAGGAGGCGGGGGAATTGTCGGCGACGCGGGCGCTGACCCGGCTGGGTCTGGCGGACGAGGCGGCGCGGCGGGATCTGGCCGAACTGCGCGAGCTGCTGAGCGCATGGCGCGATGCGAAGCGGTCGGCGTGGAAGGCGGCGGCGGGCTGGTGCCTGCGGCTGGCGGGGGCACTGCTGCTGACCGGACTGGCGGTGAAGCTGGGTTTCGGCGGGTGGTTGAAGTGA
- a CDS encoding phage portal protein, whose translation MRLFGWKGPREGGRPALSRAGMGVALGEWPRSYEAQVRDGYAGNAIAQRAVKLVAEGVGSAPLGASAPELAALVEARSGGQALLETVAAQMLLHGNAYVQVLRDAEGGVGALYALRPERVSVEVDAGGWPTAYRYAVGERRVRLDAEGPRPDVVHIRSFNPVDDHYGMGCLGAASGAVAVHNAAGKWNKALLDNAARPSGALVYDPGDGAALSAEQFERLKTEMEAGFAGAGNAGRPMLLEGGLRWQALSLSPADMDFVGLKAGAAREIALAFGVPPMLLGLPGDATYANYREANKALWRLTVLPLAGTILSGLAQGLAGWFEGAALSVDLDRVPALAEDRERLWASVSAAGFLTEEEKRAMLGVER comes from the coding sequence ATGCGGTTGTTTGGGTGGAAGGGTCCCCGCGAAGGCGGGCGGCCGGCTTTGTCGCGTGCGGGAATGGGCGTGGCGTTGGGGGAGTGGCCGCGGTCGTATGAGGCGCAGGTGCGCGATGGCTATGCGGGGAATGCGATCGCGCAGCGGGCGGTGAAGCTGGTGGCGGAAGGGGTCGGGTCGGCGCCGCTGGGCGCCAGTGCGCCGGAGCTGGCGGCGCTGGTCGAGGCGCGGTCGGGAGGGCAGGCGCTGCTGGAGACGGTGGCGGCGCAGATGCTGTTGCACGGCAATGCCTATGTGCAGGTGCTGCGCGATGCGGAGGGGGGCGTGGGGGCGCTCTATGCGCTGCGGCCGGAGCGGGTGAGCGTCGAGGTGGATGCCGGCGGGTGGCCGACCGCGTACCGCTATGCGGTGGGCGAGCGGCGGGTGCGGCTGGACGCGGAAGGGCCGCGCCCGGACGTGGTACATATCCGCAGCTTCAATCCGGTCGACGATCATTACGGCATGGGGTGCCTGGGCGCGGCGTCGGGTGCGGTCGCGGTGCACAATGCGGCGGGCAAGTGGAACAAGGCGCTGCTCGACAATGCGGCGCGGCCTTCGGGAGCGTTGGTCTACGATCCCGGCGACGGCGCGGCGTTGAGCGCGGAGCAGTTCGAACGGCTGAAGACCGAGATGGAGGCGGGGTTCGCCGGCGCGGGCAATGCCGGGCGGCCGATGCTGCTGGAGGGTGGCCTCCGGTGGCAGGCGCTGTCGCTGTCGCCGGCGGACATGGATTTCGTCGGGCTGAAGGCGGGGGCGGCGCGGGAGATCGCGCTGGCGTTCGGGGTGCCGCCGATGCTGCTCGGCCTGCCCGGCGATGCGACCTACGCCAATTATCGCGAGGCGAACAAGGCGCTGTGGCGGCTGACGGTGCTGCCGCTGGCGGGAACGATCCTGAGCGGATTGGCGCAGGGGCTGGCGGGGTGGTTCGAGGGGGCGGCGCTGTCCGTCGATCTCGATCGGGTGCCGGCGCTGGCGGAGGATCGCGAGCGGTTGTGGGCAAGCGTGAGCGCGGCCGGTTTCCTGACCGAGGAGGAGAAGCGGGCGATGTTGGGGGTGGAGCGATGA